One region of Flavobacterium pisciphilum genomic DNA includes:
- a CDS encoding AIR synthase related protein: MSSDSSKRYAQRGVSASKEDVHNAIKNIDKGLFPQAFCKIVPDYLTQDEAYCLIMHADGAGTKSSLAYMYWKETGDISVWKGIAQDALIMNIDDLLCVGATDNILLSSTIGRNKNLIPAEVISAIINGTEELIKELDTFGVTIHSTGGETADVGDIVRTIIVDSTVTARMKRSKVVDNANIKAGDVIVGLASFGQSTYEKSYNGGMGSNGLTSARHDVFGKYLATKYPESFDAAVPEELIYSGQVKLTDAVENSPIDAGQLVLSPTRTYAPIIKKILDKYTPDEIHGMVHCSGGAQTKILHFVQNLHIIKDNLFPVPPLFQLIQEQSKTDWKEMYQVFNCGHRMELYVPEAIAEDIIAISKSFNVDAQIVGRVEAADTKKLTITSEYGTFEY; the protein is encoded by the coding sequence ATGAGTTCAGATTCAAGCAAAAGGTACGCACAAAGAGGAGTTTCGGCATCTAAAGAAGACGTACACAACGCCATAAAAAACATTGATAAAGGACTGTTTCCACAAGCATTTTGTAAAATTGTCCCAGACTATTTAACCCAAGACGAAGCATATTGCCTTATTATGCATGCCGATGGTGCAGGTACAAAATCATCTTTGGCCTATATGTATTGGAAAGAAACAGGCGATATATCAGTATGGAAAGGAATTGCACAAGATGCATTAATCATGAACATAGATGATTTACTATGTGTAGGAGCAACAGATAATATCTTGCTTTCATCAACAATCGGAAGAAATAAAAACTTAATTCCAGCCGAAGTAATTTCAGCAATTATCAATGGAACCGAAGAACTGATAAAAGAGTTAGATACTTTTGGCGTGACCATTCATTCAACAGGAGGAGAAACTGCCGATGTTGGTGATATTGTACGTACGATAATTGTAGATTCTACAGTAACGGCACGTATGAAACGTTCAAAAGTAGTGGATAATGCTAACATCAAAGCAGGTGATGTAATCGTAGGATTGGCTTCATTTGGTCAATCAACATACGAGAAAAGTTATAATGGAGGTATGGGAAGCAACGGATTAACATCGGCACGTCACGATGTATTCGGTAAGTATTTAGCAACCAAATATCCAGAGAGTTTTGACGCAGCTGTTCCTGAAGAATTAATTTATTCAGGACAAGTAAAATTGACAGATGCAGTAGAGAATAGCCCAATAGACGCAGGACAATTAGTGCTTTCGCCTACAAGAACCTACGCACCGATTATTAAGAAAATATTAGATAAATATACGCCAGACGAAATACACGGAATGGTGCATTGTAGTGGAGGAGCACAAACTAAAATCCTTCATTTCGTGCAGAATTTACACATTATAAAAGACAATCTATTTCCAGTTCCACCATTGTTTCAATTAATTCAGGAGCAATCTAAAACAGATTGGAAAGAAATGTACCAAGTATTTAATTGTGGGCACCGTATGGAATTATACGTTCCCGAAGCAATTGCAGAAGACATCATCGCGATTTCAAAATCATTTAATGTCGATGCACAAATCGTAGGAAGGGTAGAAGCTGCTGATACTAAAAAATTGACTATCACTAGCGAATACGGTACTTTCGAGTATTAA
- a CDS encoding carboxypeptidase regulatory-like domain-containing protein — protein sequence MKIGLRILVCFILLISCSEEQLKDGASGTVKGRVVEAGTFTPIENVRVSSSPATSTVFTDKDGYFTLEGVLVGDYSFQAQKDGYIARFEPGKITADATVQIIFELEISTANNKPPDIPVLTAPVDNAKDQPLNLNLTWTAADKESDSLTYTVTIKNGTTDEIKTYPDLKTKTLAIKDLSYSTKYYWQVAASDGINKPTNSATNSFTTLAFPNPRFLYVKKVNNNNVIYTADEAGNQLQLTSANVNSFRPRKNLSVNKIAYLSSDGSQSQIYTMNPDGSGVFKVTNYVPVAGFNMEFVNYCWNTNGSQIIYPNFDKLYRIDSDGGGLVQLFQTPNGKFISECDWSQDGSQIALKVNDRSGYNVEIYVIDMSGTVLYTIQTGLSGATSGLNISVDNQKVIFTRDVSGFENTTYRRLDSRIFMYNRSTNAAVELTTQKQNGFNDLDVKFSPNEAEVIFVNTSNDGISAQNVQKVSVNNSSGSTSSRTTLFQNASMPEWK from the coding sequence ATGAAAATAGGATTAAGAATTTTAGTGTGTTTTATTCTTTTGATTTCTTGTAGTGAAGAACAATTGAAGGATGGAGCAAGTGGAACTGTAAAAGGAAGGGTAGTTGAGGCGGGAACGTTTACGCCTATCGAAAATGTACGCGTGTCCTCAAGTCCTGCGACAAGTACAGTGTTTACAGATAAAGATGGTTACTTTACTCTAGAAGGAGTATTGGTTGGAGATTATTCTTTTCAGGCTCAAAAAGACGGTTATATTGCCAGATTTGAACCCGGAAAAATTACTGCTGACGCAACAGTGCAAATTATATTTGAATTAGAAATTTCTACTGCAAATAATAAACCACCAGATATTCCGGTGTTAACAGCTCCAGTTGATAATGCAAAAGACCAACCTTTGAATTTAAATTTAACATGGACAGCTGCCGATAAAGAATCAGATTCTTTAACTTATACCGTTACTATAAAAAATGGAACGACTGATGAGATTAAAACATATCCAGATCTTAAAACAAAAACGTTGGCAATAAAAGATTTGAGCTATAGTACAAAATACTATTGGCAAGTAGCAGCTTCTGATGGAATTAATAAACCAACCAATAGCGCAACCAATTCATTTACAACTTTGGCATTCCCAAATCCTAGATTTTTGTATGTTAAAAAAGTAAATAATAATAACGTTATTTATACTGCCGATGAAGCAGGAAATCAACTACAATTAACATCTGCAAATGTTAATAGTTTTAGGCCAAGAAAAAACTTAAGTGTAAATAAAATTGCGTACCTTAGTTCCGATGGTTCTCAGAGTCAGATATATACGATGAATCCGGATGGGTCTGGAGTATTTAAAGTTACAAATTATGTACCTGTTGCAGGATTTAATATGGAGTTTGTAAATTATTGCTGGAATACAAACGGAAGTCAGATAATTTATCCAAATTTTGATAAATTATATCGAATAGATTCAGATGGAGGAGGACTTGTTCAATTGTTTCAAACGCCAAACGGAAAATTTATATCTGAGTGTGATTGGAGCCAAGATGGTAGCCAAATTGCGCTAAAAGTAAATGATAGATCGGGATATAATGTAGAAATTTATGTAATCGATATGTCAGGAACAGTTTTGTATACGATACAAACAGGTTTAAGCGGAGCAACAAGTGGATTGAATATTTCGGTAGATAACCAAAAAGTAATTTTTACAAGAGATGTTTCAGGTTTTGAAAATACCACATACCGAAGATTAGATTCCCGAATTTTCATGTACAACCGTTCAACCAATGCTGCTGTGGAGCTAACAACTCAAAAACAGAATGGTTTTAATGATTTAGATGTGAAATTTTCACCAAATGAAGCCGAAGTCATATTTGTAAATACATCCAATGATGGTATATCGGCACAAAATGTACAAAAAGTAAGTGTCAATAATTCAAGTGGTTCAACATCATCAAGAACCACATTATTCCAAAACGCATCAATGCCCGAATGGAAATAA